In Silene latifolia isolate original U9 population chromosome 3, ASM4854445v1, whole genome shotgun sequence, a single window of DNA contains:
- the LOC141646471 gene encoding uncharacterized protein LOC141646471, which translates to MSSNASIVQGIQDKIDRILGEAPKLFQRLDVVLAPTAVWDMLTSQDPVLRLLRPLLVNIPSPSHALNLGGVVSSRMVADKREELKQLTNEVVLLFERIRNVLSWDAVVDICRASRRIVNLSEGQHEYLRILDVYCDHLESLHEDKLREERLRELDSSPSSDDSYSR; encoded by the exons ATGAGCAGCAACGCGTCTATAGTTCAGGGTATACAGGATAAGATTGATCGTATATTGGGTGAGGCTCCAAAACTATTTCAGCGTTTAGATGTTGTTTTGGCACCAACCGCCGTGTGGGATATGTTGACTAGCCAAGACCCGGTACTCCGACTGCTTCGGCCTCTTCTCGTGAATATCCCAAGTCCATCTCACGCTCTGAACCTTGGTGGTGTCGTCTCAAGTA GAATGGTTGCCGATAAACGGGAGGAACTGAAACAACTGACTAATGAGGTGGTCCTTCTTTTTGAAAGGATCCGAAATGTCTTGTCCTGGGATGCAGTGGTGGATATATGCCGTGCGAGTAGGAGAATTGTGAACCTCTCAGAAGGACAACATGAGTACCTCAGGATTCTGGATGTTTATTGTGATCATTTAGAGTCCCTACACGAAGACAAGCTTAGAGAAGAAAGGCTTCGAGAGCTTGACTCTTCTCCTTCTTCTGATGACAGTTACAGCCGATGA